The Hypomesus transpacificus isolate Combined female chromosome 2, fHypTra1, whole genome shotgun sequence genome window below encodes:
- the thbs3a gene encoding thrombospondin-3a — MGTRRTVPTFLAASIFLFVALCEPVDKLDMQVIDMLSLQDHKQSVAAVEKVGRALSTLSDIYIVSTFYLPAKLGGVLLGIYNKQDNKKYLELAMMGKINKALVRYVREDGKIHTVNLQNANLAYGRTHSIILRVGGLRRDHLHLELYVNCRLADSSQGLPPLVALPAEAEMVEIRNGYKAYARVQGAVESLKVALGGTVAKAGTLVDCPFQVDSSAYNTVGVEVNSILGDHTKALIGQLIIFNQILGELREDIREQVKEMSLIRNTILECQVCGFHEPRSRCSPSPCYKSVGCMETFESPGYRCGPCPEGMMGNGTHCQDIDECAVAQPCFSVGACINTVQGFFCEPCPPGLWGPPLIGVGLEYAKNHKQECADIDECMEVADACVPNSICSNTIGSYQCGGCKAGYLGNQTAGCVSKLTKSCASLSFNPCDANAHCIIERNGEVSCACNVGWAGNGNTCGVDTDIDGYPDRSLPCMDNDKHCKQDNCIYTPNSGQEDADNDGIGDQCDEDADGDGIKNVEDNCRLMPNKDQQNSDTDSFGDACDNCPNVPNIDQKDTDSNGQGDACDNDIDGDGVPNVLDNCPKVPNPMQTDRDGDGVGDACDSCPETSNPMQTDIDNDLVGDVCDTNQDTDGDGHQDTRDNCPEIPNSSQLDSDNDGLGDDCDDDDDNDGILDVADNCRLITNPNQKDSDGNGVGDVCVNDFDNDSVMDVMDVCPESSEVTLTDFRAYQTVILDPEGDAQIDPNWVVLNQGMEIVQTMNSDPGLAVGYTAFNGVDFEGTFHVNTVTDDDYAGFIFGYQDSSSFYVVMWKQTEQTYWQATPFRAMAQPGLQLKAVKSSTGPGEYLRNSLWHTGDTPGEVKLLWQDPRNVGWRDKTSYRWQISHRPQVGYIRVKLYEGTEMVADSGVVIDTSMRGGRLGVFCFSQENIIWSNLRYRCNDTVPDDFNPYRKQVLMHFKV, encoded by the exons ATGGGTACAAGACGCACGGTGCCAACGTTCCTGGCTGCATCCATATTTCTATTCGTGGCATTATGTGAGCCAGTGGATAAACTGGATATGCAAG TCATTGACATGCTGAGTCTGCAGGACCACAAGCAGAGTGTTGCAGCGGTGGAGAAGGTGGGGCGGGCTCTGAGCACGCTCAGTGACATCTACATCGTGTCCACTTTTTACCTGCCAGCCAAGCTTGGAGGAGTGTTGCTGGGCATCTACAACAAACAAGACAATAAGAAATACCTAGAGCTGGCTATGATGGGCAAGATCAACAAAG CCTTGGTTAGGTATGTTAGGGAGGACGGCAAAATCCACACTGTCAACCTCCAGAATGCCAACCTGGCTTACGGTCGAACGCACTCTATCATCCTGCGTGTGGGAGGGCTACGCAGGGACCACCTACACCTGGAGCTTTACGTTAACTGCCGATTGGCCGACTCCAGCCAAGGTCTTCCACCATTGGTCGCTCTCCCTGCCGAGGCAGAGATGGTGGAGATAAGGAATGGCTACAAGGCTTACGCTAGGGTACAG GGTGCAGTCGAGTCCCTCAAAGTGGCACTAGGGGGCACCGTGGCCAAAGCAGGCACTCTGGTTGACTGTCCTTTCCAGGTAGACTCCTCAGCCTATAACACTG TTGGTGTGGAAGTGAACTCCATTTTGG GTGACCACACCAAAGCTCTGATTGGACAGCTGATCATTTTCAACCAGATTCTAGGGGAGCTACGAGAAGACATCAGAGAGCAA GTAAAGGAAATGTCCTTGATCAGGAACACCATTTTGGAATGCCAAGTATGTG GCTTCCATGAGCCTCGCTCCAGATGTTCACCCAGCCCCTGCTACAAGAGTGTGGGTTGCATGGAGACCTTTGAGTCCCCTGGGTACCGCTGTGGGCCCTGCCCAGAGGGCATGATGGGAAACGGTACCCACTGCCAGGACATTGACGAG tgCGCTGTGGCCCAGCCCTGTTTCTCTGTGGGGGCATGTATCAACACAGTTCAAGGTTTTTTCTGTGAGCCCTGCCCTCCTGGACTCTGGGGACCCCCTCTTATTGGAGTTGGACTTGAGTATGCCAAGAATCACAAGCAG GAGTGCGCTGACATTGATGAATGTATGGAGGTGGCTGATGCCTGTGTACCAAACTCAATATGTTCCAACACGATC GGATCATATCAGTGTGGGGGCTGTAAGGCGGGCTATCTAGGTaaccagacagcaggctgtgtCTCCAAGCTAACCAAGTCATGCGCCTCCCTGAGCTTCAACCCCTGCGACGCTAACGCCCACTGCATCATTGAGAGGAACGGAGAGGTGTCCTGTGCG TGCAACGTGGGCTGGGCTGGTAATGGAAACACATGTGGCGTGGACACGGACATAGATGGATACCCTGACCGCTCTCTGCCCTGCATGGACAACGACAAGCACTGCAAACAG GATAACTGTATATACACGCCCAACTCAGGACAGGAAGATGCAGACAATGACGGGATTGGAGACCAGTGTGATGAGGATGCTGATGGGGATGGGATCAAgaatgtggag GATAACTGCAGACTGATGCCCAACAAAGACCAGCAGAACTCAGACACAGACTCATTCGGTGATGCGTGTGACAACTGTCCCAATGTCCCTAACATCGACCAGAAAGACACTGACAGCAATGGACAGGGGGATGCCTGTGACAATGACATAGATGGGGATG GTGTACCCAATGTGCTGGACAATTGTCCCAAAGTCCCCAACccaatgcagacagacagagatggggacGGGGTTGGGGATGCCTGTGACAGCTGCCCTGAGACAAGCAACCCCATGCAG aCGGACATTGACAACGACCTGGTTGGAGATGTGTGTGACACTAACCAAGACAC GGATGGGGACGGCCACCAGGACACCAGGGACAACTGTCCCGAGATCCCCAACAGCTCCCAGTTGGACTCAGACAACGATGGCCTCGGAGACGACtgtgacgacgacgacgataaCGATGGCATCCTGGATGTGGCAGATAACTGCCGACTCATTACCAATCCCAACCAGAAAGATTCAGATG GTAACGGGGTTGGCGATGTGTGCGTGAACGACTTTGACAACGATTCCGTCATGGATGTGATGGACGTGTGTCCAGAGAGCTCGGAGGTCACGCTGACGGACTTCCGAGCCTATCAGACGGTCATTCTGGACCCAGAGGGAGACGCTCAGATCGACCCCAACTGGGTGGTGCTCAATCAG GGAATGGAGATTGTCCAGACAATGAACAGTGATCCTGGGCTGGCTGTGG GCTACACAGCATTCAACGGTGTGGACTTTGAGGGGACGTTCCACGTCAACACAGTGACAGACGACGACTACGCCGGCTTCATCTTTGGCTACCaagactcctcctccttctaTGTGGTCATGTGGAAGCAGACAGAGCAGACTTACTGGCAGGCCACGCCCTTCAGGGCCATGGCCCAGCCTGGGCTACAGCTGAAG GCTGTGAAGTCCAGCACAGGGCCAGGGGAGTACCTGCGTAACTCCCTGTGGCACACAGGTGACACCCCTGGGGAGGTGAAGCTGCTGTGGCAGGACCCCCGCAATGTGGGCTGGAGGGACAAGACTTCCTACCGCTGGCAGATCAGCCACCGACCGCAGGTGGGCTACATCAG
- the mtx1a gene encoding metaxin-1a, whose amino-acid sequence MAAPCELYCWDGDWGLPSVNTECLIVLAYAKFAGAPLKLHKNNYPWRSPTGSLPALKTSHNGSLSRPNDIIIHLRKQKYNADYDLSAREDADTLAFISLLEEKLMPALIYFLWIDPKNYAEVTRRWHADHMPFPLNFFLPGRMQRQQLERLRLIRGEKELEASEETEKELYREALECLNLLSQRLGSNKFFFGDSPSSLDAFVFGHLAPLLKMKLPKARLQQHLQSLDNLTHFCSNILLLYFPGEGREGFSRKVSSQPEGGEVDHVPNKKRKQLLSVLVALGAMLSYALLSGIVSIQHVQQEPLDGFTTLRSLSPLEGDEEEG is encoded by the exons ATGGCTGCCCCCTGTGAGCTTTACTGTTGGGACGGAGATTGGGGTTTACCTTCAGTCAATACGGAGTGTTTGATTGTATTG GCATATGCCAAGTTTGCCGGAGCACCACTCAAGCTTCACAAGAACAATTATCCCTGGAGAAGTCCCACTG GCAGCCTGCCTGCCTTGAAGACCAGCCACAATGGGAGTCTTTCAAGGCCCAATGACATCATCATCCATCTCAGGAAGCAG AAATACAATGCAGACTATGACTTGTCGGCCAGGGAGGATGCAGACACCCtggccttcatctctctcctggaAGAGAAACTTATGCCTGCTCTG ATCTACTTTCTGTGGATTGATCCCAAGAATTATGCGGAGGTTACTCGTCGCTGGCACGCTGATCACATGCCCTTCCCCCTGAACTTCTTCCTGCCTGGTCGAATGCAGCGGCAGCAGCTGGAGAGACTACGTCTCATCAGGGGAGAAAAGGAACTGGAGGCGAGTGAGGAGACAGAAAAGGAG CTGTACCGTGAGGCTCTGGAGTGTTTGAATCTTCTCTCTCAGCGTCTGGGATCTAACAAGTTCTTCTTTGGCGACTC GCCTTCATCTCTGGATGCGTTTGTGTTTGGTCACCTGGCACCTCTCTTGAAGATGAAACTGCCCAAAGCAAGGCTCCAGCAGCACCTCCAATCACTCGACAATCTGACCCACTTCTGCTCCAACATCCTGCTTCTTTACTTCCCAGGCGAAGGGCGGG AGGGCTTCAGTCGCAAGGTGTCCTCCCAACCTGAAGGGGGCGAAGTTGACCACGTGCCCAACAAGAAGCGCAAGCAGTTGCTTTCTGTCCTAGTGGCTCTGGGTGCAATGCTGAGCTATGCACTCCTATCAGGGATTGTCTCCATCCAACATGTCCAGCAGGAGCCTCTGGATGGCTTCACGACCCTCCGCTCACTGTCCCCCCTtgaaggagatgaagaggagggctga
- the LOC124479331 gene encoding mucin-5AC: MGIGLTFFFSEKRNMMQKEIKYGIICLMAISALIVLTGVVPVARLRRSTTRSNFVSAPGSAFEFSLKITNRIYNESLLDANSMYYKLLRMEVENMLNAVFYEPFLSYECVAEMAFSNGSVIANTTLQFGNPSDNKILIRSLFTDYYNSSYSPKILDLDMTYIQGEIPTRVPYPLNTTMSAVSSPAPSSSPLPSSSQPGSTTVNPQSIITSSSTTNKRAVRSAKTTIHPTNDTTAHPANYTTSHPTTDTTSHPTTDTTSHQTNDTTVHPINSTTIHPTNETTFHPTNYTTIHPANKTTIHPTNYTTIHPTNETTFHPTNGTTIHPINYTTIHPTNHTTIPPTNSTTIHPTNETTIHPTNYTTIHPANKTTIHPTNYTTIHPTNYTTIHPTNETTIHPTNYTTIHPTNYTTIHPTNGTNIHPTNETTIHPTNETTIHPTNETTIHPTNYTTINPTNGTTMHTNNETTIHPINYTTIHPTNGTTSVLINSTTSHSNNFTTSLPFPIKTTSTQHNGTNSTTSNATTSGTTTIQSGGTLIPSTVHTGATTLSHTLSKSDSSVAPTKASAGSTTSHVLTESIGAVVLAPRAQQGVPGWAIALLVLAALILLLLLLLLIWLLVWVCCRRDRAFSPYNPIEIPLYSTHSRFEVPNGKPFDEIPPPSKNRTGMYVVNK, translated from the exons ATGGGTATCGGACTTACCTTTTTTTTCTCAGAAAAGAGAAATATGATGCAAAAAGAAATCAAATATGGGATCATATGTTTAATGGCTATTTCAg CACTAATTGTCTTAACTGGTGTTGTACCTGTTGCCCGGCTCCGGAGGTCAACTACCAGAAGTAACTTTGTCTCAGCTCCAGGGTCTGCCTTCGAATTTAGCTTAAAAATAACTAACCGGATTTACAATGAGTCACTCCTGGACGCAAACTCAATGTATTACAAACTGCTCCGAATGGAGGTGGAGAACATG CTGAATGCTGTCTTTTATGAACCTTTTCTTTCTTATGAATGTGTAGCAGAAATGGCATTCAG TAATGGATCCGTGATTGCAAATACAACATTGCAATTTGGGAATCCGAGCGATAACAAGATATTGATCAGAAGCCTCTTCACCGATTATTATAATTCTAGTTACTCACCTAAGATCCTTGACCTGGACATGACTTACATCCAAG GTGAAATTCCAACACGAGTCCCATATCCTCTGAACACAACCATGTCGGCTGTATCGtccccagccccatccagcAGCCCTCTGCCCAGCAGTAGCCAACCAGGATCCACTACAGTCAACCCTCAATCTATTATTACAAGTAGCTCTACAACAAATAAACGAGCTGTCCGCTCAGCTAAAACAACTATCCATCCAACCAATGATACAACTGCTCATCCAGCAAATTATACAACTAGCCATCCAACCACTGATACAACTAGCCATCCAACCACTGATACAACTAGCCATCAAACCAATGATACAACTGTTCATCCAATCAATAGTACAACTATCCATCCAACCAATGAAACAACTTTCCATCCGACCAATTATACAACTATCCATCCAGCCAATAAAACAACTATCCATCCAACCAATTATACAACTATCCATCCAACCAATGAAACAACTTTTCACCCAACCAATGGTACAACTATCCATCCAATTAATTATACAACTATTCATCCAACCAATCATACAACTATTCCTCCCACCAATAGTACAACTATCCATCCAACCAATGAAACAACTATCCATCCAACCAATTATACAACTATCCATCCAGCCAATAAAACAACTATCCATCCAACCAATTATACAACTATTCATCCAACCAATTATACAACTATCCATCCAACCAATGAAACAACTATCCATCCAACCAATTATACAACTATCCATCCAACCAATTATACAACTATTCATCCAACCAATGGTACAAATATCCATCCAACTAATGAAACAACTATCCATCCGACCAATGAAACAACTATCCATCCAACCAATGAAACAACTATCCATCCGACCAATTATACAACTATTAATCCCACCAATGGTACGACTATGCATACGAACAATGAAACAACTATCCATCCAATTAATTATACAACTATCCATCCAACCAATGGTACAACCAGCGTTCTAATCAACAGTACAACCAGCCATTCAAACAATTTTACAACCAGCCTTCCATTCCCTATTAAAACTACATCTACCCAACACAATGGCACAAATAGCACCACTAGTAATGCAACCACTAGTGGGACAACCACCATCCAGTCTGGGGGCACACTCATTCCTTCGACAGTTCACACCGGGGCTACTACTTTAAGTCACACCTTAAGCAAATCTGACAGTTCAGTTGCCCCTACAAAGGCCAGTGCAGGAAGTACAACCAGTCATGTGTTGACAGAGAGCATTGGGGCAGTAGTTCTGGCTCCGAGGGCCCAGCAGGGTGTCCCTGGATGGGCCATTGCACTGCTGGTACTGGCCGCTCTCATCTTACTGCTGCTTCTCCTGCTACTTATATGGttg ctggtgtgggtgtgttgcaggagagacagagcctTCAGCCCTTATAACCCGATAGAAATCCCGCTGTACTCCACACACAGCCGCTTTGAGGTACCCAACGGTAAACCTTTT GATGAAATCCCACCCCCATCAAAGAATCGAACAGGGATGTACGTGGTCAATAAGTGA
- the nudt17 gene encoding nucleoside diphosphate-linked moiety X motif 17, with translation MEKVRKILVYLSKDSGVPQCVRFVQSITGHFASTLEDEAEVKCSLENNRFILCSGETGGIPLKRASFCPFKHLSMKEGAAIPLDVLDRGVDVGVAILLQSANQKVLLTRRASGLRIFPNVWVPPGGHVQLDERLLDAGLRELREETGLKLEPGNVSPQILGLWESVYPPMLSRGLPQRHHVVTYMLLHSSLTHQQLQSGLCPDPAEVSGCVWVDPSLVKAIVSAVDGEEGSELPPEPEGLSPTISVSEVSPEGRLTESVLPLSTLCSRAPALGPDLERVSTGTKYALELWLKTLETQGSS, from the exons atggaaaaagtCAGGAAAATATTAGTTTATCTGTCAAAGGATAGTGGCGTCCCGCAATGCGTCCGTTTTGTGCAG AGCATAACTGGACACTTTGCCAGTACCCTGGAAGACGAAGCAGAGGTTAAATGTTCCCTGGAGAACAACCGCTTTATCCTGTGttcaggggagacaggaggaattCCTCTCAAG AGAGCATCGTTTTGTCCATTCAAGCACCTATCCATGAAAGAAGGAGCTGCGATCCCATTGGATGTCCTGGACCGTGGGGTGGATGTGGGTGTTGCAATTCTCCTtcagtcagccaaccagaaGGTGCTGTTAACACGACGGGCATCCGGGCTCCGGATATTTCCCAATGTGTGGGTTCCTCCAG GTGGCCATGTGCAACTTGACGAGAGG TTATTGGATGCAGGCCTGAGGGAGTTGAGAGAGGAGACGGGACTGAAACTGGAGCCAGGAAATGTTTCTCCCCAGATTCTGGGACTCTGGGAG TCGGTGTACCCCCCCATGCTGTCCAGGGGGTTGCCCCAGAGACACCATGTGGTTACGTACATGCTGCTCCACTCCTCCCTGACCCACCAGCAGCTCCAG tctgGTCTATGCCCTGATCCAGCTGAGGtcagtggctgtgtgtgggtaGACCCCTCTTTAGTCAAGGCCATTGTGTCTGctgtggatggagaggagggttctgaATTACCTCCGGAGCCGGAGGGTCTTTCTCCAACTATAAG TGTATCTGAAGTGTCTCCAGAGGGAAGACTCACTGAGTCTGTGCTGCCATTATCTACCCTGTGCAGTCGGGCTCCTGCGTTAGGCCCAGATTTAGAGAGGGTCAGTACTGGAACCAAATATGCCCTTGAACTATGGCTCAAAACTCTGGAAACCCAAGGGAGCAGTTAA